The following are encoded in a window of Fibrobacter sp. genomic DNA:
- the folB gene encoding dihydroneopterin aldolase, with protein sequence MRVKKSFATVHISNLSLETTIGWNTWEQQQKQNIIINITFDFDQTAAVESDELNDTVDYRALKNRIRREVESTSFKLLEKLADHILGVVMSDERVVSATVKIDKPHALSQADSVSVKISAERER encoded by the coding sequence ATGAGAGTAAAAAAGTCATTTGCGACAGTTCACATCTCAAACCTTTCTCTTGAGACCACGATTGGATGGAATACGTGGGAGCAGCAGCAGAAGCAGAATATCATCATAAATATCACATTTGATTTTGACCAGACTGCCGCTGTTGAATCGGATGAACTCAATGACACCGTTGACTACAGGGCACTGAAAAACAGGATCAGGCGTGAGGTCGAAAGTACTTCATTTAAACTGCTTGAGAAGCTTGCGGATCATATTCTGGGGGTTGTGATGAGTGATGAGAGAGTGGTAAGTGCAACTGTCAAGATAGACAAACCTCACGCTCTAAGCCAGGCGGATTCAGTTTCTGTGAAGATAAGCGCTGAAAGGGAGAGATGA
- the folK gene encoding 2-amino-4-hydroxy-6-hydroxymethyldihydropteridine diphosphokinase, producing MNRAVVSIGSNIDPRQNVSKALTILGERFSVEAVSNFAFTSPVGFLDQPDFLNGAVLLATDLSCEELKGVLEGIEKEMGRVKSANKFGPRVIDLDIVVWNGEVTDEDYYNREFLRDAVEEVIEGKKRVS from the coding sequence ATGAACAGGGCGGTGGTATCAATAGGGTCCAACATAGATCCACGGCAAAATGTAAGTAAAGCCCTGACCATACTCGGGGAGAGATTCTCCGTGGAAGCGGTTTCAAATTTTGCTTTTACATCTCCTGTTGGTTTCCTTGATCAGCCGGATTTTCTAAACGGGGCAGTTCTTCTTGCGACAGATCTTTCCTGTGAGGAATTAAAGGGCGTACTGGAAGGGATAGAGAAGGAGATGGGAAGAGTAAAATCTGCCAACAAATTCGGCCCCAGGGTGATAGACCTGGATATTGTGGTCTGGAACGGGGAGGTGACAGATGAGGATTACTATAACAGGGAATTTTTAAGGGATGCGGTTGAGGAGGTAATAGAGGGAAAAAAGAGGGTTTCTTGA